The stretch of DNA CATGCAATGTTCTccattagggcatctccaacaggGTCCTCAAATTGCCCACATACGTCCGAATCGCGCGGTCTGGATGTGTTGTGCCATCCAATGCGGGCCAATATCGGTCCGCCGAGCGGTCCGGTCGCGCCTTTCCTGCAAAATGGAGACAAAGTTGGGGGGGGGGCTTTGCGGGAGTCCGAACAATAGCCACGTAGGACTCCGACACCCCCGGGCCACTAAATCTCCCCTTCTGGTCCCATTTTTTTTCAATCCGCCTCTTATCCCCCTTGCTTTGCACCCACACCCTCCTCTTTTGACGCCGCTGTTGTACCTCCCCGGCCGGCACACAGCCATTGCCGGACATGTGCAACCAGCGCCGACGTGCCCGCTCGCCTTTtacgacgacgtcgtccacccaAGACATGTCTGTAGGCAGATACACTCCGCCCCCTATCGACGTCGTTCATGGCGGTCACCACATATGTTAGGTGTTCGGTTAAATGCCACTGAGCTTATTTCTAAACATCATGCTATTTTTTAGATTACGAAGGATGGCGAGGTACTCAACCATGGAAGATGAGTTGTTGTGCGATGTGTGGTTAGCTGTATCCGTCGGTTTAATACGCAAGAGCAGAGGGGGACCTTTTGGCAGCAAGTGTGCGTGAATTGTTTCACGTGCGAAAGCACATTGCGCCCTACAACATGGACACCACCCATGATCGCAATGTGAGGTCGTTATCGTATCGATGATACATCATCCAGACCTTCGTCATCAAGTTTTGTGGTGCGATTGATATGCTGTAGGCAAGGTGGCTATTGCGCGCGACAGAGGAGAAGATTGTAAGTTTTGCTTCTTCTTACTCAACTTATTTgcatgaatttcgtccggttAATGGATACCCGGCTTGAAGTATATGCGGGCAACGTTGAATGATCGGCTCCCACATCCGTGTTTATGGACTGGTGCTTTGTGGGAGCAAAAATTTAACCGGTGCCCTAATACTGTCACTGTAGTAGTAGCACTTTTGTGAGGTGTGGTTGGGTGGCTACATCATGGCAGCAACAGGCAAGCCGACCGACTCCGTCCCATGCCGTAGCAGGAGGCAGCCAACCCAAAAGCGGCGCCTCCTGGAGCCGTTTGGACCAGAGGAGGACCCCTGCCGCTGCCGCACCAATGATTTGGGATCACACAGCCGTTGTTCCGTCCCGTGAGGCGCGGCAACGGAATCCCGCAACGTGCCCGCCCGCCCTGGCTCTGGCTGGAGCCAGTGAGGACGACTCGTGATTTGTCGGCTTCGCTCGCCTGGATTTCTCTCCACTTTCCGGTGGCAGCCCAGCTCGTGCCTGCGATGTTTACGTGGTGAGGTGATGCTGCGGGCGGCTACCAGCTTGCGGGTGGGACGGCCTCCGGTGCTGCCTGCCTGCGTGGCTGTGAGGGCATCTCCAGCCATTGGCCCCTTAGAAAGGGCAAAAAATCGCCTTTAAGGCGCACCGACGCTAAAACACGCACTGGGGACGTGATGTCCTTCAGTCGCGGTCCCCCATGGgtttttaaaatgtttaaattcgGCGCAAACACAACGCAAATATGTTTGAGTTCGTTTAAATTTAAACATAttttataaaaaaagaaaaactacCGCGGGCTACCCCGCCGTCTCCCTTGCtgcccgcctcgccgcccgcccacgcggttctacatgccgaggaggctgtagaaccgcgtgtagtcaccgccgccgtcgtcgttgtcgtcgtcgccCCCGTCGACgcctccgccgtccctgctgcatccctcccccggttgtcgcggcgggttggacggtccgggagcgtcgtcgtcgtcgtcgctgttgAGGACCACGACGCTGTGCTCGTACTCGCGCCCACGCTTGCGGGCGacgatctcctccagggcccggtgctgccggaccatctcgtcgCGGAGGTAGTCGTCCTGCGCCCACCACAGGGCTCCTCGTCGGAGAAGCCacgccgggctatctcctcgtactccgcggggaggccgggctccggcttgggctcAACGAGGACGAAGCGGCCGGTGGGGGAGGCGTTATCGCCGATGCGGacgccggagctgcgggtgcgcgcgctgacaggcgtgccctggggctccggcttgacggggcggaggtggaggcaggggagccgccggacgaggaggaggaccccCCGGTCTCCATGCGCCTCGGGGTCCAGGAGCTTCCCGGCGGCGTGGGAAGGACGGGGGAgcggggtactcgaggcgcggcgtgttgccgccctcgatgtactcgaggacggcctccaacgtgcgcccgggcacgccccatcaccgacgccggccgacggcgttgagcctgccggagggcttgacgccgttggtggcctcgagctgctcggcgtgaCGGCGATGGAAATAAggctcccagagcgggctgtcggggacgtaccgtggcccctccctcgccgcacgcggcagggacgagcggatgcgtgcgatcttcgcacgccgcgccgcgccggtgggtacggggggcaccggcacgccgccggcgctgatcctccacgccccgggcacccgcatgtccggcgggaccgggtactcgaCCTCGAAAAGGAGGCGAGCCTCGTTCTCGTGTAGATGGCGacggccgaagccgttcgccgccgcgccgtcgcctgggaAGCGCTCGGCCATGGGTGTGATGAACTGGAGACGGcgggagagaggagagggaggaacgACGACGGCGAGAGAGTGCGAGTCGCCGAGTGCGCTGGGGCGCGTCTTATATAGGCCGAGGCGCCGTCCGTGCGCTAGTAGCCGTGAGTACGCGTGGCGGGCGAGGGACGCGCGTCATCCGgtcttcactgcgccgcccgtgaggcatcaatggcgcaggctgaccggcgcggcagctttggcattgattcgccgcgggaaacgaggcgatgagAACGATGAAGGGGCGAGAAGAGAGCCGTGTCCCTGACGCGACGGGCCCGCGGctgtttcgcgccaaaacagttcgccccggcgtcccccagcgcgccgggttcggcctgggtccgccggcgctgttttcggtccaagccggcgaaaatcgggctcctgggggcgcgactgggtcgatttttcggcgccggcgcaaAAAAACACTtggggaggccttcctggggCACCGCTGGAGATGCCCTGACATGTAAGGGGCTGTTTGGTTCCCAGCCACATCTTGTCATACTTTGCCATACCTAaccttaggcaagtttgaccaagttaGGTAGATGTTAGGTTCTAGTTACACCTAAGGCAAGGATTTTTTTATGAGCAGTGAACTCCACATGTCATACagacaaaaagtgtggcaagattatCTTAGACAAGGCAAAATGTGACTAACAATTTAAACAACTCAATTAAAGCAATTATCACAAAAATCATATGGTAATATATGGCAAAGGTAGTctcaatccaaacagcccctgcCCGCCTTTCCACTTCTCACCACATTATTATTTCACTACCCGGGCAGCGATGGTCCTCCCGCAAGCCCGGTACGCAGGGCAGGCAGGGGTGCTGATCGTCTGCGTAGCCCGTCGGACCGTAATGAAACGCGCCCGTGACGCTCTTCCTTGAGCTTTCATTTCTTTTCCGCAATTTCCAATGGGGTCAAGGGTTGCCAATCTCAGTCCAATTCACATGTTTCCTGGAAAGCCAAAGAAGAGCAGAatatatgtactccctccgttttataatgtagtgcttcctctatcccTGTGTTTCAATTTTGATCGTAAATTTAACTATCAAGACCGgttgcggcgggagcaaaaattatatcagtgaattcgtattcgaaagaagtttttaaTTATGTAACTTTTTCTCCCCGCAGTCGGTCTCTTTATGATCAAAGTTCGATCTCAAGAAGtgcgggcgcactatattttagaatggagggagtagtttatTGTAGAGCATAGCATCCAGCAGACCACCAAGAGTTCCTAGGCAAAGACTGGCGCAGAGGATCCTGACGAGCAGGGAGCGACAGCTGTGCGTGGGCCGGCATGCACCAAGAATTTGCAGACCCGGCGGGCGGGCGGGGGAAGCAAAAGATAGTGGCCAAGGCTGTCCCGAGCCAGCCAGCCAGCCTGCCTGAATCCATGAACCCTGTTTCCGCGCCATGCTATCTACATGCAGTTATTATATTCTGTCAGTTGACCTTATCCTGCAGACCAGCACGTTGCCCCGCCCCGCCCCCCCTTCGTCGACCTCCTCCGCTCGCCATTTTCACCAATCTACCACGCCATTTCTTTAATTGCCTCCCTCACCCGTTTCTGCGTCGCGTCTTCCTGCGGCCTCATCCAGCCAGCCTTTAATGCCACACCTGCAACATCCACCACCTTCCTTTCCCCCTTTTCCTTTTACTCccatctcctctctctctccctcctcgggTTCCCCTTCGCCATTGCTGCCACAGGCTGGATTCTTCTCGAGCTTTGCTACGCGCGGTTGGTTCTTGCTTGCATTTTCCGGTCTCTACTTTCTAGCTTGAACAAATGCTCGTTACGGGTCGTCTTAATTTCGCTTCCTTCTTGCTTCTTTCCCTCTCTGATGGTTTCTTTGCTTGTTTCTTCAGGTTCTTTGCTTGACGAATGAGTGGATGGAGCTTCTGCTGCACAAAGAGGTCAGCTTTAATTTTCTTCTCAAATGGTCCTACGGCCACACTGAGATCAGACATCTTCCTTCCCTTCTTCCCTCTCCATTCTAGCATTCGGTCCTCAGATCGATGCATCTTACAGACAAGAAAAAAAGCGCGTGCGTGTCTGTCGGAGCAATTATTGTACGGGGCAGAAATCGTCCGTCCAAGGAGAattttcttttctctctcttGCGAGAACAGAGATGCTATGCTTTTGTAACACAAGAGAGATGTGTTGATTGTCTCGACGCAACAACAACCTAACTGTATCTAACCGCGTTACTACTGTCCTTCTTCAGGGAGAAGGATTCGTCTACAGTTGCTGATGCCTAGGAGTGCTCTACTCTGATGCGGTACAGCTCCAAATTTTAGCACACTGCCGCCATGGTTTCCACTGGTCTGAGTTTAGAGATGACGAAGAAGGTTCTTGGCCTGGCATTGTGGGTCTGGATTGCAATCGGTGTAGTCGCTCTCCTGGTGGCCATTCTGCTGATGATATGTATCTGGGCGGCGTCCCGTCGCAAGACAAAGAGAACCATGGAGAACTTGAGCCAGACACAGATCCCCATCTACTCCAAGGAGATCCCGGTAGACAGGGTGGGCGGTGGGCGCAGCCTTGCGCAAACGATGCATGAACGTGAGCAGCCTAGCTTCCCAACGCAGGACAAGCACGCCGTGAAtcgggagccggggaagacagtGGGGCATATGGCACTGAGCAAGTCCTCGGATCATGATAACGTGAGCCAGGGAAGCTCAGTGTGCAATGTGGACCGGGTTGGTAGTGTGCATTCTGGTGAAGATGGCGGCTCGGGGCAAGGCAGGAAACCGTATTCTCCTGCGGCGTTCGTCTCCGCGTCGCCCCTCGTTGGCCTTCCCGAGTTCTCTCATCTTGGTTGGGGTCACTGGTTCACTCTGCGCGACCTTGAATTCGCCACCAATCGCTTCTCAAAGGAGAATGTGCTTGGAGAGGGTGGTTACGGAGTTGTGTATCGTGGCCGTCTGGTGAATGGAACCGAGGTTGCCATAAAGAAGATTTTTAACAACATGTAAGCTCACCTCACTTTCGGTGTTTTGCTAGTACTTTTCTTCTCTTTATACTTATTCCAATAATTGTGCTGTTGTGCATCTTCCTGGGATTTGCAGGGGGCAGGCGGAGAAGGAATTCAGAGTGGAGGTTGAAGCTATTGGCCATGTACGACATAAGAATTTGGTCCGTCTGCTGGGATACTGTGTTGAGGGAGTGAATAGGTATGTGAATTGCAGACACCACTCACCTGCTCAATGATTTCTTTCAGCCGCATACGCAGTTCAGTACAACAGGCAAAAATTAGGTCTGTTGTTAAGAAAAAAGCTTGTTGTCAAGTTAGTGTAAGGACTGGACNNNNNNNNNNNNNNNNNNNNNNNNNNNNNNNNNNNNNNNNNNNNNNNNNNNNNNNNNNNNNNNNNNNNNNNNNNNNNNNNNNNNNNNNNNNNNNNNNNNNNNNNNNNNNNNNNNNNNNNNNNNNNNNNNNNNNNNNNNNNNNNNNNNNNNNNNNNNNNNN from Triticum urartu cultivar G1812 chromosome 3, Tu2.1, whole genome shotgun sequence encodes:
- the LOC125548400 gene encoding probable receptor-like protein kinase At2g42960 (The sequence of the model RefSeq protein was modified relative to this genomic sequence to represent the inferred CDS: added 766 bases not found in genome assembly), giving the protein MVSTGLSLEMTKKVLGLALWVWIAIGVVALLVAILLMICIWAASRRKTKRTMENLSQTQIPIYSKEIPVDRVGGGRSLAQTMHEREQPSFPTQDKHAVNREPGKTVGHMALSKSSDHDNVSQGSSVCNVDRVGSVHSGEDGGSGQGRKPYSPAAFVSASPLVGLPEFSHLGWGHWFTLRDLEFATNRFSKENVLGEGGYGVVYRGRLVNGTEVAIKKIFNNMGQAEKEFRVEVEAIGHVRHKNLVRLLGYCVEGVNRMLVYEFVNNGNLEQWLHGAMRQHGVFTWDNRMKVVIGTAKALAYLHEAIEPKVVHRDIKSSNILIDDEFNGKVSDFGLAKMLGSDKSHITTRVMGTFGYVAPEYANTGMLNEKSDVYSFGVLLLETVTGRDPVDYSRSSNEVNLVEWLKMMIANRRAEEVVDPILEVRPTIRALKRALLIALRCVDPDSEKRPKMGQVARMLESEEVPFREDRRNRRSRTGSMDIESITEGTNSAEFAIKVERTGSSRSDRSQT